A genomic region of Capra hircus breed San Clemente chromosome 19, ASM170441v1, whole genome shotgun sequence contains the following coding sequences:
- the LOC108638298 gene encoding keratin, high-sulfur matrix protein, IIIA3-like: MTGSCCGPTFSSLSCGGGCLQPRCYRDPCCCRPVSCQTTVSRPVTFVSRCTRPICEPCRRPVCCDPCSLQEGCCRPITCCPTSCQAVVCRPCCWATTCCQPVSVQSPCCRPTSCQPAPCRTTCRTFRTSRCC, from the coding sequence ATGACCGGCTCCTGCTGCGGCCCCACCTTCTCCTCCCTCAGCTGTGGCGGAGGCTGCCTCCAGCCCCGCTGCTACCGCGACCCCTGCTGCTGCCGCCCCGTGTCCTGCCAGACCACCGTGAGCCGCCCCGTGACCTTCGTGTCCCGCTGCACGCGCCCCATCTGCGAGCCCTGCCGCCGCCCGGTCTGCTGCGACCCCTGCAGCCTGCAGGAGGGCTGCTGCCGCCCCATCACCTGCTGCCCCACGTCGTGCCAGGCCGTGGTCTGCCGCCCCTGCTGCTGGGCCACCACGTGCTGCCAGCCCGTGTCTGTGCAGTCCCCGTGCTGCCGCCCCACCAGCTGCCAGCCGGCCCCCTGCCGCACCACCTGCCGCACCTTCAGGACCTCCCGCTGCTGCTGA
- the LOC102177561 gene encoding keratin, high-sulfur matrix protein, IIIA3-like has product MTGSCCGPTFSSLSCGGGCLQPRCYRDPCCCRPVSCQTTVSRPVTFVSRCTRPICEPCRRPVCCDPCSLQEGCCRPITCCPTSCQAVVCRPCCWATTCCQPVSVQSPCCRPTSCQPAPCRTTCRTFRTSPCC; this is encoded by the coding sequence ATGACCGGCTCCTGCTGCGGCCCCACCTTCTCCTCCCTCAGCTGTGGCGGAGGCTGCCTCCAGCCCCGCTGCTACCGCGACCCCTGCTGCTGCCGCCCCGTGTCCTGCCAGACCACCGTGAGCCGCCCCGTGACCTTCGTGTCCCGCTGCACGCGCCCCATCTGCGAGCCCTGCCGCCGCCCGGTCTGCTGCGACCCCTGCAGCCTGCAGGAGGGCTGCTGCCGCCCCATCACCTGCTGCCCCACGTCGTGCCAGGCCGTGGTCTGCCGCCCCTGCTGCTGGGCCACCACGTGCTGCCAGCCCGTGTCTGTGCAGTCCCCGTGCTGCCGCCCCACCAGCTGCCAGCCGGCCCCCTGCCGCACCACCTGCCGCACCTTCAGGACCTCCCCCTGCTGCTGA